In the Engystomops pustulosus chromosome 2, aEngPut4.maternal, whole genome shotgun sequence genome, one interval contains:
- the XK gene encoding endoplasmic reticulum membrane adapter protein XK isoform X1, with amino-acid sequence MMGPDMQAAGGGHGRVCQPLCSLPAAQSVSMKFPGSVLLSVVLFVSETVTALYVSSTYSSAGDRTWHSLTLLFCLLPCVLVQLSLIFIHRDLSKDRPLVLLLHLLQLGPLVRCIEVFYIYFRAGKVEEPYVSITRKRQLPKGGFTEEVEKEVGQAERKLYTHRSAFSRSSVIQAFLGSAPQLTLQLYISVLKQNVSVSVRVFMCISLLSIVYGALRCNILAIKIKYDDYDISIRPSAYLCIFLWRSFEIATRVIVLVLFSSVLQIWTLPVVLSNFVVFFFYPWILFWQSKSPFPENIEKALSRVGTSIVLCFLTFLYAGINIFCWSAVQLKLNDPDLINKSQNWYRMAVYYMVRFIENAALLLLWYIYKTDVYMYVCAPLLVLQLLIAYCMAVLFMLVFYQFCHPCKKLFSSSISQGLLYCFKFLCYLCIPSKAPNKGDKFGAKLSNSSDISEHMKAVDSQNGNTQVDGSTSA; translated from the exons ATGATGGGGCCAGACATGCAGGCTGCTGGGGGAGGGCACGGCCGGGTGTGTCAGCCTCTGTGCTCTTTACCCGCAGCCCAGTCAGTCAGCATGAAATTCCCGGGCTCGGTGCTGCTGTCTGTAGTCCTGTTTGTGTCAGAGACGGTGACCGCTTTGTATGTAAGCAGCACATACAGCTCCGCCGGAGACAGGACCTGGCACTCCCTCACCCTCCTCTTCTGCCTCCTGCCCTGTGTGCTGGTACAGCTCAGCCTCATCTTTATCCACAGGGACCTGAGCAAGGACAGACCCCTGGTGCTGCTGCTGCACCTTCTGCAGCTCGGACCCTTGGTCAG GTGTATTGAGGTCTTCTATATCTACTTCAGAGCTGGTAAAGTAGAGGAACCATATGTCAGTATCACCAGAAAGAGGCAGTTACCCAAAGGAGGATTTACAGAAGAAGTTGAAAAGGAAGTGGGTCAAGCTGAAAGAAAACTCTATACACACAGGTCTGCTTTCAGCCGATCCTCTGTCATCCAAGCTTTCCTCGGATCAGCACCTCAACTAACACTTCAGTTATACATATCTGTATTAAAGCAAAATGTTTCAGTATCTGTGC GCGTCTTCATGTGCATTTCCCTACTATCTATTGTGTATGGAGCATTGCGTTGCAACATCTTGGCCATAAAGATCAAGTATGATGACTATGATATAAGTATTCGACCATCTGCCTATCTATGCATATTCCTGTGGAGGAGCTTTGAGATTGCCACAAGAGTCATCGTACTAGTGCTTTTCAGCTCTGTGCTTCAAATATGGACCCTGCCCGTGGTGCTATCAAATTTCGTTGTGTTTTTCTTTTATCCATGGATTCTTTTTTGGCAGAGTAAGTCTCCTTTTCCTGAAAACATAGAAAAAGCATTGTCAAGAGTTGGTACTTCTATAGTACTCTGCTTTCTTACCTTTCTTTATGCTGGCATCAACATATTTTGCTGGTCTGCTGTTCAACTCAAGCTGAATGATCCAGATTTAATTAACAAATCCCAAAACTGGTACCGCATGGCAGTGTACTATATGGTAAGATTTATAGAAAATGCTGCTCTCTTGTTGCTGTGGTACATATACAAAACAGAtgtttacatgtatgtatgtgcccCATTGCTTGTTTTGCAGCTGCTTATAGCATATTGTATGGCAGTGCTGTTCATGCTTGTATTTTACCAGTTTTGCCATCCTTGCAAAAAACTTTTCTCCTCAAGCATTTCACAAGGACTCCTATACTGCTTCAAATTCTTGTGTTACCTCTGCATACCATCAAAAGCCCCAAACAAAGGGGATAAATTTGGGGCCAAGTTGTCAAATAGTTCTGATATCAGTGAACATATGAAGGCTGTGGATTCTCAGAATGGAAATACACAGGTGGATGGATCTACCAGTGCATAA
- the XK gene encoding endoplasmic reticulum membrane adapter protein XK isoform X2, protein MAWIYECIEVFYIYFRAGKVEEPYVSITRKRQLPKGGFTEEVEKEVGQAERKLYTHRSAFSRSSVIQAFLGSAPQLTLQLYISVLKQNVSVSVRVFMCISLLSIVYGALRCNILAIKIKYDDYDISIRPSAYLCIFLWRSFEIATRVIVLVLFSSVLQIWTLPVVLSNFVVFFFYPWILFWQSKSPFPENIEKALSRVGTSIVLCFLTFLYAGINIFCWSAVQLKLNDPDLINKSQNWYRMAVYYMVRFIENAALLLLWYIYKTDVYMYVCAPLLVLQLLIAYCMAVLFMLVFYQFCHPCKKLFSSSISQGLLYCFKFLCYLCIPSKAPNKGDKFGAKLSNSSDISEHMKAVDSQNGNTQVDGSTSA, encoded by the exons atggcctggatctatga GTGTATTGAGGTCTTCTATATCTACTTCAGAGCTGGTAAAGTAGAGGAACCATATGTCAGTATCACCAGAAAGAGGCAGTTACCCAAAGGAGGATTTACAGAAGAAGTTGAAAAGGAAGTGGGTCAAGCTGAAAGAAAACTCTATACACACAGGTCTGCTTTCAGCCGATCCTCTGTCATCCAAGCTTTCCTCGGATCAGCACCTCAACTAACACTTCAGTTATACATATCTGTATTAAAGCAAAATGTTTCAGTATCTGTGC GCGTCTTCATGTGCATTTCCCTACTATCTATTGTGTATGGAGCATTGCGTTGCAACATCTTGGCCATAAAGATCAAGTATGATGACTATGATATAAGTATTCGACCATCTGCCTATCTATGCATATTCCTGTGGAGGAGCTTTGAGATTGCCACAAGAGTCATCGTACTAGTGCTTTTCAGCTCTGTGCTTCAAATATGGACCCTGCCCGTGGTGCTATCAAATTTCGTTGTGTTTTTCTTTTATCCATGGATTCTTTTTTGGCAGAGTAAGTCTCCTTTTCCTGAAAACATAGAAAAAGCATTGTCAAGAGTTGGTACTTCTATAGTACTCTGCTTTCTTACCTTTCTTTATGCTGGCATCAACATATTTTGCTGGTCTGCTGTTCAACTCAAGCTGAATGATCCAGATTTAATTAACAAATCCCAAAACTGGTACCGCATGGCAGTGTACTATATGGTAAGATTTATAGAAAATGCTGCTCTCTTGTTGCTGTGGTACATATACAAAACAGAtgtttacatgtatgtatgtgcccCATTGCTTGTTTTGCAGCTGCTTATAGCATATTGTATGGCAGTGCTGTTCATGCTTGTATTTTACCAGTTTTGCCATCCTTGCAAAAAACTTTTCTCCTCAAGCATTTCACAAGGACTCCTATACTGCTTCAAATTCTTGTGTTACCTCTGCATACCATCAAAAGCCCCAAACAAAGGGGATAAATTTGGGGCCAAGTTGTCAAATAGTTCTGATATCAGTGAACATATGAAGGCTGTGGATTCTCAGAATGGAAATACACAGGTGGATGGATCTACCAGTGCATAA